One window of the Pyrinomonadaceae bacterium genome contains the following:
- a CDS encoding response regulator transcription factor → MTMSILIAEDNVAQRAYLREILERDFPSHTPVIEAGDGEETVKLALAQKPEVCILDIQMPKLSGVKAARAIWRDYPEARIIFWTQFPHEIYINEIRKIVKSVDPPPAYGFIHKNNPESRFLRFVAAVLEDGADMIDPAFKDSFKRPLLTEFEAEALYYLALGLSNWAIARKCSLSLRGVESRLATLYEKLFISIPEGTDSEAYEKLAYNVRTRAFFEALRRGLLNSDELEKAAADLEGWIDRDRKKFSEEQKREEAKTRRK, encoded by the coding sequence ATGACAATGTCCATCCTGATTGCCGAAGACAACGTGGCGCAACGCGCTTATCTGCGCGAGATACTCGAGCGCGACTTTCCCTCGCATACTCCGGTGATTGAAGCCGGTGACGGCGAAGAGACGGTGAAGCTGGCGCTCGCGCAGAAGCCCGAAGTCTGCATCCTCGACATTCAGATGCCGAAGCTTTCGGGAGTAAAGGCCGCTCGCGCAATCTGGCGTGATTATCCCGAAGCGCGGATCATTTTTTGGACCCAGTTCCCGCACGAGATTTACATCAACGAGATTCGCAAGATCGTTAAGTCGGTTGATCCGCCGCCGGCCTACGGTTTCATTCATAAGAACAATCCCGAGTCGCGTTTCCTGCGTTTCGTGGCTGCGGTTTTGGAAGACGGCGCCGATATGATCGATCCGGCGTTCAAGGATTCCTTCAAACGGCCTTTGCTGACGGAGTTCGAAGCCGAGGCGCTTTACTATCTCGCGCTCGGACTTTCGAACTGGGCCATCGCGCGCAAGTGCAGTTTGAGTCTGCGCGGAGTGGAAAGCCGTCTGGCCACGCTCTACGAGAAACTCTTCATCTCAATTCCCGAGGGCACAGACTCGGAAGCTTACGAGAAGCTCGCCTATAACGTGCGCACGCGTGCGTTCTTTGAAGCGCTGCGCCGCGGACTGCTGAACAGCGACGAACTGGAAAAGGCCGCCGCGGACCTCGAAGGTTGGATCGACCGTGATCGGAAGAAGTTTTCGGAAGAGCAGAAGCGGGAAGAAGCGAAGACGCGGCGAAAGTGA